From Acinonyx jubatus isolate Ajub_Pintada_27869175 chromosome E2, VMU_Ajub_asm_v1.0, whole genome shotgun sequence:
GCTTTGCCAGCGCGGAGTACCTGGATGCGCTTCGCGGGATCACCCCGGTCGTCCAGCAGCACCAGAAGGCCTTGGTCCCCGGACAGCCTCAGCTCAACGTGTGCAACCAGGCGGTCATGGTAAGTGGCTGGCAGGCCACGGGCCGCCGGTGCCGGGGGTGTCCCGAGGGCCCCGTGAGGTCTGCACCCCCCAGGGCATCACTGTCCTCCCCCCACGGAGCCGTCTGGGACGGCCGTGAGTTCCAGCAGCCGGGGTGATCCCTGGGCAGCGTGGCAGGACCCCGGCAGACCGCACGTCTCCAGAGGCTGCCGGAGCCCCCCTGTGGCTCCCGCTCAGGCCTCACAGGTGTGACCGTTGTGCACGACAGAGACGCCAGACCCGTGTGGGGCAGGGACATGCCAGGCTGATGACCTGGAGGTCCCGTCGGGGACAGACCTTGGCTCCTGCGGGACCCGCCTGCAAGTCCTGTCCCTGTGACGGAACGTGTCTGTGCGCGCCCTGCTCCACAAAGATGGGCGATCAAGTGTCCCGGTGTCGGCAGCACCCCGAAACCCACAGAGCACCGTCGGGATGGCTTAGCCTGGCTTCCCAGGCTGTCAGCCCCTCCTCCCAAGCACCCCATTCCCCAGACCTACCACGTGATTTTGAGGAAGCTGTGGCCTGGAGCCCAGCAGGCTTGGGGGAGTCAAAGTGCAGGGTGGGGCCGACAGGGACAAAGCGTGCTGACCTTTCCTGGCGGCGAGAATGATCATGGTGCGGACAAGGCTGCCTCATCAGCCAGGGTCAGTGCAGGGGTGGTTTTGTCGCTGTTGTCCCCGTCTGGGGCTGTGTGTCCTGAGGCTCCCCAAAGAAAGACACTCAGGGCAGGAGCCAGCAGGGCCGCCTCCTTCCCTCGAGGGCACCGGGGGCTGTCCGGCTTCTGAAGTCACAGCAGTGGGGCAGGAAGGTCCCCGTTTCAGGACCACCACGGAGCCTTGGGTCCCAGGAGCCTGAGAGCCCCCCTCACGCCCCGCCCACAGAGGAGCCACGGTGCCCACTCCAAGCCCCGGCCTTAATCTTTCTGTGCAAGCCAGCTGCCCCCACCTGCCACATGCTGTCCACTGGGGAATGCTGTGCAGACACACACTGGGTCTTAGGGTGGCAGCGTCCTTTCCCACcgcctgggggtggagggaccCGGCTGGGGCACTGTCGCAGCTGGCTGCCCCTGCACTGGGGTGAGGGTGACCCTCTCAGCCCCACACACCCCACGAGTGAACCGAAGACAGACTGGAGCAGTGTGCAGTGGCCCCCAGACACCCAAGGGAGCACTGCCCCTGGAACACTGCACGGATCTACACGCCTGTGCAAAGCCCTTGGCCCTCGCCACACCCTGGACGGAGGGGAGGTCCTGCCTTCTGCCCTCAACCCCCAGCTCAGCCCTGCCTCCACTCTGTCAGGCCAGTGGGGACGAAGATTTGATGTGGTGTCTGTCCTCTGACAAGATCAGTCCTGTACAGCCCTTGAGTAGAGCCTTCTGTCGTGGTACACATGAGACACCAAGGTGCCTTTAAGAATCGTGGGTGCTGGCTCCTCCTGGCGCCCCAGACTGGCAGTCTGCACCCAGATTTTCCATTCTGCACACCCTGTCGCTTTGCTCTGCCTCAAAGGTTGAGAAGAGCTGCTTTCTCCAAAGCTTGCCCTGTCCTAGTGGCTGGCCACACCCTGCATGGGCAACCAGGGGCCATGTGATGCCatctggggcaggaggggacttCCCCGGGGTTCTCCCTGCCATCGAATCTCTGATTCAGTAACACCCTCTGGGGCCCCCTCTCAGAAGAGTGCCCCCAGCATGATTCTGAGTCTCCCTACCAAGGCACAGGAGCACCCCATGGGCAGTGGGAGGACACAGAAAAACAAGGGAGCCTCCCTCTCTGGCGGGTGTCTCTCGCTGGAGAACTATGGCCATAAAGAGAAAGTCTGGACGTGAATACACATGGCCAAGTTGCCACATTGAGTCGTTGTGCTGAGACAGGCCAGCTCTTCCCCAGGTGACAGCTTTCTGTAGAGAACCTTAAGGCTGTAAGGAGTCTCCTCTGTTAGCCCTTCCTGAAATGTGGCGCTACGGCGGGGACAGGTGGCAACCTGGCCCGTGGCCGCCCATACCCTGGACCCTGAGGCCAAGGAGGAGATGGGGCATGGCAGGAGTCTGACACTACTGAGCCTAGAAGTGTTAAGAGTAACTCAGTGTTCTCTCTTAATTCTCCTTGCCAGAATTGGGCACCCCCAGGCTGTGAAAAGTTAGGGAAGTGCCTGACACCCCCGGAGTCCATCCCCGAGAAGTGCTTCTGGCCCCACTAGCACCTGCTCGTGTTGCAGCCAGGCCTGGGCTCTCCTACTGGCCCTGCCAATGCCTGCGGGGAGGAAGGCTCTGGCCCCAGGGCTCCTGAGCTGGAAGAGCCCCAACTGTTCTCTGCCCCGCCTGCGCCAGACAGACATTACCTACAGGTGACAGCAGGACCTGCACGTGCCCGCGGTctcccagccctcctcctggCCCACCCCAACTTGCCACGGCAGCCCACAGCCTCGGCCCAGCCCCAAAGCTGAATGCACTTGCTCAGGGCCCTGCCTCCATCCCGGGATCCGAAGGCGGAGCTGTCCCCTCCCATGTGTGAGTGCCACTGTCAAAGTTGGCCATGCCAATCCTGCTTGAGCCCTTGGCACCATCCTACTAGGAGAGAGTTGTGAATGTGGAAGGGGGTTTGGCAGCAGCCAAGGAAGGCCTCCCTGGTCCGGTGAGGACAGAGGGATGCTAGCACCTTCGTTTTAACACCTACCTTAGGGATGCTGTCCTGGTGCCCTGCATGGCAAGCGGGTTCCTCCCTTCCAGCCGCCCGTTACCTGGTGTGGCACGGTGCGGAGAGACAGCGAGCGGGTGTGGACGCCAACCTTACCCGCCCCGAAGGCGTGTGGAGCCGCCTTCTAGTGGGGTTTTCACGTCTCTGCCGTTGTGATGCCAGAGCTGTACCGTTCTAAGACTTGGGAAATGATGGTGAAAAGTTCTAGAATAAAGTTAacaggcctttttctttttttttttttttaataaggatttGACCCTTTGCGGAAGTGGGCGGGGTGGGtttccctctgccccgccccgtCGCTGAGGCCGGGGGTGGCCCCGGCACTCCCAACTCCCGCGCGCTCCCGGAGGGTCTGGCGGAGCCGGCCCGTCCCCTCCAGGGCTCGGCACCCCCGCTGCCGTCCCCGTCCACCGGCGTACTCCTGCAGGGGACGCTCGGGCTGGGCCCCTCATGTTGGTGGCCGCGCGCGTCCGCCCCTCGCACCGCGCGGTAGGAGAGCGAGCGCGGCGGCGGCGACGAGCCGGACGGGGCGCGCCTGTTCAGGGCGCTAGAGCAACAACGCGGCACCCAAGATTCGGTGGAATACGGTAGTCCCTGCGGGCGACGGCGGCCCCGCCCACTGGCGCCTAGCGTAGGCGCCCCGCCCGCTCGCGCAGGCGCAGAGCCGCCGGCGCACCCCTGCCGCTCCCGGACACGCGCTCATCCCGCGCTCACCCCGCGCTCACCCCGCGCTCACCCCGCGATGGCGGACTCCGACCTGCAGCTGGTGGCGCGGCGCATCCGCAGCTTCCCGGACTTCCCCGTGCCCGGCGTGCTGTTCAGGTgcgggggcgggcgcggggcggggcgggggggcggccGCGCGGGGCCAGGCCAGCGAGCCCGCCGTCCCCGTGCGGGGCCCGGACCCGACCCGACCCCGGGGGTCACCAGGCCTGCCCTCGCGTGCCAGGGATATCTCGCCCGTCCTGAAGGACCCCGACTCCTTCCGCGCGTCCATCCGCCTCCTGACGAATCACCTGAAAGAGACCCACGGCGGCAAGATCGACTACATCGTGGGTaagtggagggggcaggggcgggtCCTCGAATCCCAGGTGGACCCTCCCCgggcctcctgcctgcccccGGCGCCGATGCTGTGCCCTGGGGTGTCTCGAGAGGCCCGGAGAGGTCGCCGGGTCTGTGCCAGGCTCCGCGAGGGTACCGTGGGCGTTCCTCCCCCCTGAGCCCTGAGCGGCGCGGACGGAGGGGCGACCCACGTTAGCTTAGGAGAGGCTTGGGGGGCGTCCGTCGGGGACACGCTGAACGTCGCACCGTGCTTGGCTGCCGACCCTCGAGTAGGCTGTAAGGATGAACCTGCTGAGCGGCACTTGGCCGCCTGAGGGTGGGCGCGTCTTTGCGGTGGCCGGCTGAGGGCAAGGTCACCCCATCGCCGTGCCCCTCGCTCTCGCCGACTTCCTGGTCCTCCGTTCTGGACTGGTGGGGCTACGGGCTGAGTATCCCCAAGGGTGTCTGACCAGAGTCCACTGGGCCAAAAACACTCTTGTTGCCCGTCTGTGTGTTGAGCTGTGGGCCAGGCCCTCTGCCCAGCACGGGGCTTCAGGGAGGACCCCAGCAGGCCGGGTCTCCGTGACCGCGCCATGCCCCGGCCCTCCCATGGCTCCCCGCTGCCCTGCGGGACCATGGCTTTTCACTTGACTGTGTCCTTCAGAGGGTTCCTTCCTCTGGAAGCCCTCCCTGGCAGCACCCCTAGGGGGTGGGGCCTGCGCTTCCCCATGAGTGACCGCGGGAGATAGCAGGCGATAGCCCGGGGCCAGCCCCTCCAGGGCAGATGCTGCTGCAAGAATGACAAGAGCCGTCTGAGTCCGCTCCTTAGTTATTAGCAGCCCAGTGACAGGCTGGCGGCAGGGCTGTGGGGAGAAGGCAGGTAACTTCCCTGAGGCCACACAGTTATTTCCGCTTCTGGGTCCCCGGCTCCTGCCCTGCAGcacccagcaggctctgtgcacagaggtAGGTGCTCAGTCAAGGACTTTTAGCTGGAGCCAACAAAGCCAGGGGCTTCTTGCCATTGTCCGGCACTGGCCCCTGGGGACCCTCGTGCTCCCGTGCCACACAGCCACCCCTGACACCCCACCTCTGACCAACAGGCCTAGACTCCCGAGGCTTTCTGTTcggcccctccctggcccaggaGCTTGGCTTGGGCTGCGTGCTCATCCGAAAGCGAGGGAAGCTGCCCGGCCCCACGGTGTCCGCCTCATACACGTTGGAATATGGGAAGGTGAGTGGGCTGGGCACCGCCACCCGTGACCCTTGGGCTTCCTGAGGATATCCTCTGGGTCGGGTGTAGCTGCCGCGGCTGATGCCAACTCTGCCCGAGACGCCAGCCTAGCTCACGCAGCCAAGCGGCAGCTGGGTGGGTTGGGCTCTCGTCGGCACCACCTCCCAGGCTCCGCACACCAGGGCCGCGTCTGGAGACGTGCAGACCGAGTGCCTGCTTCCCATCTGCAGGCTGAGCTGGAAATCCAGAGAGACGCCTTGGAGCCAGGGCAGAAGGTGGTCGTCGTGGACGATCTGCTGGCCACTGGGGGTGAgggtctccccgccccctccccccggcaaAGAGGGCCTGGCGCTAGGACTGCTGGGGGTGCAGGAAAGTGGCTCAGCCCACGTGTGAGACGTGGGTTGGGGCCTCAGCACTGTACAGTTTACGCGTGAGCGGCAAGACCCTGTGTGGGCAGGTGGGAgcctcctccccagccacctcctccccctccccgccccccggctgGGTGGGGCCTCATTGTGTGCCCTCTGCCGACCCACTCAGGAACCATGCATGCGGCCTGTGAACTGCTGGGCCGGCTGCGGGCGGAGGTGCTGGAGTGCGTGAGCCTGGTGGAGCTGACCTCGCTGAAGGGCAGGGAGAAGCTGGGGGCCGTGCCGGTCTTCTCTCTCCTGCAGTACGACTGACCCACCCTCCCCGCTCTGGCCGAGAGGAGTTCCTGCCTCGTGGCTGGCCGATGGCCGCCAGGGGGCGCTGGCCACCcgtctggactttttttttaaacttttttgcaGTTGCCTTTTTCTACCGCCCGGGGCCCTTCCTGCAGGTTCTGGAGGTGCCGAGGCCTGGAGCCGGTAGCTCAGGCCGGAGCCCCGGCCACTGCAAGGCCACCTACAAACACTGAAAAGAGGTGAATAAAGTGCTTTGCTAGAGTGGCTGTTCTTTATCCGGGGCCAAGAGGTGCGGGAATCCCACTTGGCGGGTTGGGCGGGCATGTGTCTGGCATTCTGTGGCTCTCTGCTCCCAGCTGCCTCTCAGGGGGCAGGTGCTGCCCAAACGGCCTCTCAGTTGCTGTGGTCAGTCACACCAGCAGGGTGGCTCATGACACTGTCAGTGGAGTGGGGCTGGCTCCTGAAGGTTCCAGGAAAAATTGGGCTCCGGGCCCCCCCTGCATCCCCCAGCCCTGCAGTCCGCCTCCC
This genomic window contains:
- the APRT gene encoding adenine phosphoribosyltransferase — encoded protein: MADSDLQLVARRIRSFPDFPVPGVLFRDISPVLKDPDSFRASIRLLTNHLKETHGGKIDYIVGLDSRGFLFGPSLAQELGLGCVLIRKRGKLPGPTVSASYTLEYGKAELEIQRDALEPGQKVVVVDDLLATGGTMHAACELLGRLRAEVLECVSLVELTSLKGREKLGAVPVFSLLQYD